DNA sequence from the Pseudomonas fluorescens Q2-87 genome:
CGCCAAAGCCGCCTGATAATAAGCCTGGCCCTCGGCCGATTCGGCGAACGTGGCGAATTCTTCCAGCTCGGTGTCCGTCAAGTCACGGTAGACATACAGCAGCGTGTTGTTCAGGTCGGCGCCGATCTGCTCCATCAGCCGCTGACGCTGGCCGTTCAGCATGCCTTGGGCCTGGCCGCCGCCCAACAGTCCGGGGATCATCGAACTCAGGCTGTCGGCCGCGACACCGGCGATCGCCAGGCTGACCTCGGCGCCGGCTTCGCGGGCGGGCAGGGCCTGGGCCAGGTGACCGATGGTCAGCAAGCGGTTGTCGCTGGCTTGCATCTTCGGCAGGCCCTTGGCGTTCTTGGCCAATTGATCGCGCCGGGTCGCCAACAGCTCGGCGGAAACCACCTTGCGGCCCAGGGGTGATTGGAAAAATTCCAGCGCCGGGCTTGGGTCTCGCAGGTTCTTGCGCATTTGCGCCTCGGCCCGCTGGTCCATGGCCTGGGGGGCGAAGCGTTGGTTGCTGTTGTTCACCAGCGCCTGGAACACCGCCGGTGGCAGGCTATTTTGATAGCGCTGCTGCGCGGCGCTCAAGGCATCGTTGAAATGCGCACGTTGTTCCGGCCAGCCGGCGACCTTGTACAACTGGTCATAGCTGTCTGCCCAGGCGGGCAACACGCAGAACATCAACAGTGAGAAAAGCAAACGGCGCATAGGGACTCCTGTCAGCAGCCGACTATTCTCCGTGGGGTGTGGGATCTTGTCGAGAATTCGTATCAAGTTCGTACCGTGGTGCCATCTGGCGCGGCGAACCTGCTGCGTGGCGCTGTCGGTTTTGCAGGCACAGGAATACTATGCGCGCCATGCAAATACCTTCTGATCATCCGCTGCTGCTACGTATCGTGGACGACCTCGCCGAGCGCGGCTGGTCGCAGCAGGACATTTTCCTGCCGGATGCGCTGACTCGCGCCCTCGCGGCCGAATGTCGGCAACGTGCCGCCGAAGGCGAACTGGCCCCGGCGGCAGTCGGGCGCGGGCCGTTTTCGGAGATCCGGGAGGGCATTCGCGGTGACCGGATCCAATGGATCGAGCCCGGCCAGGCGCAAGCCTGTGACGATTATCTGATGCTGATGGACAGCCTGCGTGAGGCGATGAATCGTGGGCTTTTCCTGGGCCTGGAAGATTTCGAGAGCCACTTCGCCCTTTACCCGCCCGGCGCGTTCTACCTCAAGCACGTCGACCGCTTTCGCGACGATGACCGAC
Encoded proteins:
- a CDS encoding DUF2059 domain-containing protein, with product MRRLLFSLLMFCVLPAWADSYDQLYKVAGWPEQRAHFNDALSAAQQRYQNSLPPAVFQALVNNSNQRFAPQAMDQRAEAQMRKNLRDPSPALEFFQSPLGRKVVSAELLATRRDQLAKNAKGLPKMQASDNRLLTIGHLAQALPAREAGAEVSLAIAGVAADSLSSMIPGLLGGGQAQGMLNGQRQRLMEQIGADLNNTLLYVYRDLTDTELEEFATFAESAEGQAYYQAALAAIRAGLAVGQNLGQ
- a CDS encoding 2OG-Fe(II) oxygenase, yielding MRAMQIPSDHPLLLRIVDDLAERGWSQQDIFLPDALTRALAAECRQRAAEGELAPAAVGRGPFSEIREGIRGDRIQWIEPGQAQACDDYLMLMDSLREAMNRGLFLGLEDFESHFALYPPGAFYLKHVDRFRDDDRRMVSAVLYLNEAWQPEHGGQLRMYLDDAVEQDVVPIGGCLVVFLSGDIPHEVLPATRDRLSLTGWFRRRGNELF